The DNA segment GGGGGCGGCCCGGTCCTGCAAGGGACCGGGTCCCTCGCTCCGGGGCTTTCATCGTTGAGGTTCCCACCCATTTCCTCGGTCCGGCGGCCCCATTCTTCTTCCAAATCCCATGGCACCGCCCATGACGGTATCCGGCATGGAAGTTCTGGGTTGTGCTCCCTTCACGAGGTCGACGGGTCCCGGCGTGTCGTGTCTTCATGGGAATACGATCCAATTTTTGATGAATCCATGAAAACAAGTGAAGCCGCCATCTTGACAATGCAGGCATTCCAGCCGAAGATCGGGGAGACTAGCATCGATTTCCGACGCACGGGTGTTTATCGTGGAAGGCGGCGCCGCAGGCTGATTGAAAAAGACCCCTCTGATATCCCAGCCTGCACAAACGGAAAATCCCGCCGGTGAAAGCGGGGAGAGATTTGAATCCGAGGATGATGATAAAACGACAGGCGCTCTCCACGGTTTGGGAAAAAAGAGTCGCCCGCACCGCCGTCCTGTTCTCGGCGCTGTTTCTGATGGTATTCCTGCTGTTTTCGCTCGTCCTGGCGCGCACGGGTATCCCGCTGTGGGTTTTGATTCCGCTGTCGGCCCTGGCCGCGCTCCTGGTCCATGCGTTCCTCACTCGCAAGATCCGGCGTCGCAAAGCGATTCTGGCCCGGCCGTTCCCCCCCGAATGGGAAACGGTCCTGCAGAGCGAAGTCGTTTTCTTCCGGGCTCTCGAACCGGAGGACCGGCAGCGTTTCCGCCGCGAACTGCAGCTCTTTCTCGGCGAGAAGCGCATCACCGGAATCAAGCTCCGGCTGGATACCCGAACCCGGGTTCTGGTCGCGGCCAGCGCCATCATCCCGATCTTCGGGTTCCCCGAGTGGGAGTGGGACCAGATCAGCGAAGTCCTGGTCTATCCCGATCGGTTTGACGATGAGTACGCGTTCGACGGCGATCGGCGGCACACGCTCGGCATGGTCGGCACCGGCGCGATGAACCGGATGATGATCCTCTCCCGGCCCGACCTCCTGAACGGCTTCCGCGATTCCCGGGACAAGCGCAACGTGGGGTTCCACGAGTTCGCCCACCTGGTGGACAAATCGGACGGCTCCGTCGACGGAATTCCCTCCGTGGGGCTCCAGCGGGATGCGATCGGCCCGTGGATCGAGCTGGTGCGGCGCAAGATGAACGAGATCGAGAGAGGCAAATCGGACATCGATGCCTACGGGCTCACAAGCGAAGCCGAGTTCTTCGCCGTCGCCAGCGAATACTTCTTCGAGCGTCCGGGGATCCTGGAGCGCAAACACCCGGAATTGTACGCGATGCTGTCGCAGGTCTTCAACCAGAACCTGTCCGCGCGCGCAGCCGCCATGGCACGGGAGATGCAGCGGCGCCCCAGGCGCCTGGGGCGCAACTCGCCCTGTCCGTGCGGCAGCGGATTGAAGTACAAGAAGTGCTGCCTGGACCGCTGAAGCGGCCTCCCTGCCATCCATGCGGCACAGGACACCCCCGGACGGAGGCCCGACGGAGGGGTTTACAGGGGGAAAGGACATGGACACCTTTAGGCGGAACAGGCGCCTGATTTCCATACTGGAGAAGGGCCTGGCCGGTGAGCGGATCGACCGCCATGAAGCCCTGTTTCTCCTCGGCTTCCACGAAGCTTCCCTGGAAGCGGGCCTGGTTCGCACCGTCGCGCAGGCCGCCTCGCGGCGTCGTTTCCACAACGAGGCCTTGCTGATGGGACAGATCGGCGTCTCCACCGCACCGTGCCCCGGCAACTGCCGATTCTGCGCATTCGGCAAGCACCACACCCGGCTTCCCGAAACCAGGCTGACGCCGGAGGAGGTCGCCGCCAGGGCCCGCTCCTTCGCCGGCGGCAGGGACCTCTATGCCCTGTTCCTCATGACGATGCACGACTTCCGCTTCGATGATCTGCTGGAGACCATCGCCGCGGCCCGGCGCGCCGTCCCGGCGCACACACGTATCGTGGTCAACATCGGCGACTTCGATGCGTCCCAGGCCGGCGAACTCAAGGCAGCCGGGGTCAGCGGCGCGTATCACGTGCGCCGGCTGCGGGAAGGCACGGACAC comes from the Acidobacteriota bacterium genome and includes:
- a CDS encoding radical SAM protein, producing MDTFRRNRRLISILEKGLAGERIDRHEALFLLGFHEASLEAGLVRTVAQAASRRRFHNEALLMGQIGVSTAPCPGNCRFCAFGKHHTRLPETRLTPEEVAARARSFAGGRDLYALFLMTMHDFRFDDLLETIAAARRAVPAHTRIVVNIGDFDASQAGELKAAGVSGAYHVRRLREGTDTDLDPEARLSTFRVIREAGLDFYCCCEPIGPEHTGEELVEQMFLAVDFGCFQHAAMRRVYLPGSPLADRGQITELRLAQIVAVIALAALGRTGTQSIAVHEPNLIGLVSGANAVYAETGANPRDMAADTSGHRGRDMAACRTMLYEAGFTALRRGDGTTAPLTLESVTAAMP
- a CDS encoding peptidase codes for the protein MVFLLFSLVLARTGIPLWVLIPLSALAALLVHAFLTRKIRRRKAILARPFPPEWETVLQSEVVFFRALEPEDRQRFRRELQLFLGEKRITGIKLRLDTRTRVLVAASAIIPIFGFPEWEWDQISEVLVYPDRFDDEYAFDGDRRHTLGMVGTGAMNRMMILSRPDLLNGFRDSRDKRNVGFHEFAHLVDKSDGSVDGIPSVGLQRDAIGPWIELVRRKMNEIERGKSDIDAYGLTSEAEFFAVASEYFFERPGILERKHPELYAMLSQVFNQNLSARAAAMAREMQRRPRRLGRNSPCPCGSGLKYKKCCLDR